From one Lycium ferocissimum isolate CSIRO_LF1 chromosome 7, AGI_CSIRO_Lferr_CH_V1, whole genome shotgun sequence genomic stretch:
- the LOC132063136 gene encoding uncharacterized protein LOC132063136 — translation MLHLFFAVAFSAVPLTLYIPPMRSLNLFVETMEDLCRESSVYTGRMYPRIRHAWSRILNCMLCVTTR, via the coding sequence ATGCTGCACTTGTTCTTTGCGGTGGCGTTTTCAGCAGTGCCTTTGACTCTATATATACCTCCAATGAGAAGTTTGAATCTATTTGTTGAAACTATGGAGGATCTTTGTAGGGAATCAAGTGTTTATACTGGAAGGATGTATCCTAGGATAAGGCATGCTTGGTCGAGGATCTTGAATTGTATGCTTTGTGTCACTACAAGGTAG